The window GCGTCGCAACACTTCGTAAGCTTCCCGGATCGCCATAAATTGGACCGCATCACCACCGCGGTCCGGGTGTTGCTCGGCAGCCAAGCGGCGATAGGCGCCCTGTATTTCTGACCATTCGACATCTGGTGCCAGCCCCAGCAACTGATAAGCCTGCAATTGCTGATCATCAGCCACATAATACTGCCAAAAGCCCGCCAGCAACTGATCGACATCGGCCGCATCGGTGTTTTCCAAATTTGCCCAATCTAAATAATATTCACTTAGGGACTGCGATACTTTAGATTCAACAATCTCTGTTGACGCTGCCTCGGTGCTTGGTAATAGCTGAATTTCTAGTGGCGATATGAATAAATAAAAGCCTTCCTTCAAAACCGAATCCTGCAATTGATACAGGGCGTTCATCACCAGAAAATGGGTTTGAAACAACGCGAAAGAACCCGTACTGGTTTGCACCGGAAGTTGATCAAATTGCTGCTTAAGTTCGGTTATTAATTGGTGTTCGCTAATTGGCTCGGAAGAATTTTGCAGAATATTAAGAATGGGGATGACCAATAAGTTTTGGCCTTGTGATGCTGGCAAAACAGAACTCATGCAATCATCACTTATTATTTTTGGTGAGGATATTTAAACACATAGCATTAACATCCATATAACTTTAAAAAGTATAACTAAATCTATCACCGCGATAGAAAGACCGCTGTACTTGAAAAAACTCACCATCCATCGTCGTATGCCGCACATCAATATTCATTACCGCAGTCGCTAACTCAACACGTAATAACCCAGCGATTTTAGCATCTGCAAGCTGAGCAACCAAACAACGTGTCACTGAGCAATTTTCTTTAGTGGGTGCATCTCGTAAATAATCCAGCAACTGGGCATCATTCAAATTATCTAACTGATATTTCTTTGCCGTCTTAGCAGGGAGATAGACCAAGTGATAGCCAATCGGAATAGCATCTGCACACAGCAGTATTTCAACATGGAATAATCGTTTTTTGCGCGGTATCGCCAAACCATCAGCAGCGGCATCAGGATTCATTAGCCATTGCCTTGATAGAATTTTCCAGCTCGGGTCACCGCCAGAACTGCGGACGGCTTCGGTGACATGGGAGCGGGAAGTCGGGTCCAAATGCAGCACAGGCTCACTGACGAAAGTCCCTCTTCCCGCTTGATGCTCCACAACGCCCTGCTCTTTTAAAATTTTTACAGCTTTTTTTATCGTTGCATAAGACACACCATAGTAATGCGCCATTTTTTGTTCTGAAGGGAGTAATTCACCCACCTTGAATTCAGTATTAGCAATGCGCTCCTGCAGCGACGTGTAAACCTGAAAATATAAGGGGGTAGGACTTGTCGTATCCAGAGGATAAACGGGAGCAACTCCGTTAGAACTTTTTAAATCCATAAAATAAAGATTCCTGATACTTATAACCTAACGCCAAGCCTGATATTGCCTGCCCGACATTACCAATCGGATAATATACGATCTACCCCATTGTCACTTGCTGAACCACAAACTGTTAACAGAATAAAATATCCTGCAAGTATTGTCTATGGCAGGAAACTCATTGCCAGCAGCATTATTTATACAGTTTTTTTCGCGCGCGGCTTCTTTTTAGCCTTTGGCTTCGCCGCTGCTACTTTCTTCCCGGTTTGCTCCAACCACAATAGCGTATCGATATAGGCAACAAAACGCGATAAATACTGTGGCGATAATTCGCGCATAGTTTCCAATGAACGAATCATCAACTTCTGCTCATTTAACGGACCCGGGGCTTCCGGCCCGTCATTAATTGAATGCATCACCCGCTGCTCGGAATGAATTTTCGACCAGGACTCACGAAACAGCCTGATCGATTTCAACTCACCAAACGACTGCATTGCTGGTGTAGCCCGAACAACACCGGTTTCGCCACTGTCGCTCGCTGTCCAGGATTGCAATAAATCGCCCTCCTGCTGCCGCAAATAATCATCCAATGAGACTGAATCAGGTACTTCTGCAGACGTATCCACTCCTTGTAAAAGTTGCTGCGTTAATGCCGATAAACTCAGTGATTGCTGCTCAATACTCGCTGCCGGGGATAATTGCAACTGCGCTATTAACTGAGCGACTGCTTTAAAATTCTGCTGCGCTAACAGTTGCTGAGCCTGATCACTGGCTGCAGGAAACTGTTCAGCTATCAAACTTACACTCTTCGCTGCGGTTGCCGCCGCTTGGGTAAAATCCTGTTGATACTGTTGCAAGGCAGGCATCGTTTTATCCACTATCAGCTTGGCAACAGCGTCCGGTTGCCGAGCTGCTTTTCTGGCCATCGCCTCAATAAAACGAAAACGTACGGGGTCATAATGCTGCCCATCATTCGCCTCTACTTCATCAATAAGCTGCGCTAAAGTATTCATTGAGTTATCACACTCATCAGGATTTAGCCGGCACTGTTGAAGTCGACACTTTCGGCACCGGCGCCATTTCTACCCGACGATTTTGCGAGCGACCATCATTATCATCATTCGAGGCAACCGGTTGTTGCGCGCCAAAGGCGGCGGCAAAGACCATATCTGCCGGCATACCTTCTTCTATCAACACCCGGGTTACCGTCAAAGCGCGCTCAGCGGAAAGGGCCCAATTATCAGCAAAGCGGTTATTGCCTTTTTGAATAGGCAGGTCATCGGTAAAGCCACTCACCATCAATAATTGATCGCGATCATTCAAATACACTTTTAACGGCAGCACTAAGGAACGCAGCAACTCCTGACCTTCAGGCTGTAATTCATCAGAATTGAGGGCAAATAACACGCTACCGCTAATACCGATGCGACCATCACGCAAAGTAACTCGACCAGTGGCTAACGGATCAGCCAAGGCGTGCTCCAGCGCCATGCGGCGCTGCTCTTCCAATTGCCGTTTTTCAACTTCCTGCTCCAGGGATTGTGCAAGTTCCAATTGAAACCCTAATGCCCACACTAGCAATAAAACAAAGACGCCAACCAATCCTGACATCAAGTCGCCGAAAATAGCCCATACTGGTGGTGATTCTGACTCTAGTTCTTCCATTGTCTTAATTCACTGCCATTTCAGTTTCGGCAAATAGTTCTTCCTGTTTACCCAATTGACGCAGCTCTTCAATCATTTGTTTTTGCGACAAAATACTGTGATCAATAATTTCCCGGGCCTGGGCAACGTAATAACCCAGCTGCTCATTGCTACGGGTGCTCGATTGCGTCAGCGACGCTTCGATACGGTTGAGGTTTTCCATTAAATGTTGGTTGGATTCATTAAATAATTGCACAGCCAACGTAAAGGACTCACCCAAGCTGGATATTTCAGTGGTGCCGCTGGCAAATAGCGCGGCGGTTTCAGCCAATTTCGTCGCCTCAGTATTAACGTGCTCGGTAAACTGCCCACCGACTTGTTGCAACATGGCGGCAGAGCTATTCACCAAACCTTCCATCGCTTCACGCTGACCGGCAGAAGACTGCTCCAGTGAGCTTGATAACGCGGAGAGCTGCTGCATTATTTGTTCGCGCTCCACCAGGAGCTGATTATCACGTTCAATATTATTGGAAATTTCGTTGCGCAATTGGCTAATGACTTCGGCCGCAGCCTTGGGCGTTTCCGATGCAGTTGCTATCAATCGCACCATCGGCTCTTCTAACTCTTTACCTAAGCTGGCAAGATGCTCGCTTACGGTCTGTTCCAAACCTGCCAAACGTTCAATAGCTGCATCGCCACGGCGCTGCTCCTCTGCAGTAAGGCCACTGAGTTCAGTTTGGATCACCGCACTCAGCTGTTGCATACGTTCACCATGGGCATCAAGCCATTGCTGTTCCGTTGCCATCCTGGCCTGAACCAAACTTTCAGAACCCTGAATCAGCTCACCAATTTTTGCCACCATCTCAGTCGCATTTTGTTGGCCAGCTGCGGCAATGCCATCAGCCGCTTGCTGCAAATTAGCCACTAATTGCTGCTGGTTAAGCAGGGATTGTTCGGTGGATTGTTGCAACTGCGCCGACAAACTCGATGCCAGTTTTTCCAAATTATCAGTGCTGGAAGTAAACGCTTGCTGCTGATTTGTAGACAGCTGGGCTAACTGCTCGCCAAGTTGCTTACTGGTACTCGACCACTCTTCCGCAGCGCGCTGCTGTGCCTCGCTGAAGGTGTCAGACCATATCTGCAAGCGCTGGCTATCACTTTGCTGTTGTTGCTCCAGTAAATTCACTGAGCTGCTCGCCAATGATTGTTGCAAGCCAGAAGCCATGTCACTGAACTGCTCACCGACCGCAGCCAATTGCTGCTGCGCAGTGGCGGTCAATTGCTGATGCGAACTGGCGACTGCATCAGTCACTTGTGTAGTAATTTCAGTCATCGCCGAGGCCAATACCGGTTTGATACTTTCACCTGCCAAGCGCCCGCTGTCAGCTAATGTAGTCCGCAGCGTTTGCTCAACGGAACTCGCCAGATCGCTATAGACAGTTTGCACCGATTGGTGAAACGCTTGCTGATTACTGGTTAGGCTATCACTTAAGCGCTCGCCCATTTGCTCCAACTTAAGTGCCATCTCCTGCAAGGTATTGGCTACTTCAGGTAATGCCTTGGCCTGACTTTGCATCGCCTGATAGGTCAATTGGCGGTTATGGTAAAGCGAGAAAGGGCGAAAAACCGTATTAATATTATTATCCAAACGACGGGTTTGTATCATGCGTTCACTGCGACTGAGCGTAGACATCAAACCCAGCATGGCCGATGCCGCCACACCCGCTACCGAAGTACCAAACGCCAAACCCAAACCATTGATCGGCGCAGCTAAACCTTCACGTATAGCCTGTAGTTCGGTGCTTCCCTCCAAGGCAATAACCGCCCCTTTCAATGTATCTACCATGCCGACAAAGGTACCTAGCAAACCCAGCATCACTAACAGACCTACCAAGTAGGGAGTTAATACCGGGGTCGGCAGGGCCACTCGTTCACCCTCAACCCGCTGGCGCACCGGGTTTTGCAACGTGGGATGTAATTTATTTATCCATTGCTCCAACACATCCAGCTGCTCGGGCGTTTCATTCAACGCCTTGGTTAAGGTGTTAGTGGCCTGACGATATTGCAGTAACTCGATAAACCCCAAGGTATACGCTACGCCAATAACAACCGTAATAGTTAACGCCAGTGCATCCGAACCAACAAAAACTGACGCCATCCAGATCACAGCGGCAGCGCCTAAAACAAATGCGGTGGTAAATAGAGATTTATTCATAATCAGACTTTTTCTAGTTCAGGTTCAACAATGTCCGATGCAATATCATCGGGACTATTATTCAAGGAATTATTAACCAGCTCGCTTGCTGATTCATTTTCAATGTTATTAAGAATTGTGCTATCGGCATCAATCGCTTCCACTAAACCCAGCGCGGGTTGTAAGCGTACGTCCAGTTCCGCCAATAATAATTGCTGTATTTCACTACGCAGTTTTGGATACCAACCCGGAGGCCCTTGGTTTACAGTCTCTGCATCAGCGGCTAAATCATTTTTAATCGCCAGTTGTAATTGCTGATCTTCTAAAAACAAATGCTCAAAGCGCTTACCCATTAAATTCGGCACCACTGCAAAGAACTTTCGCTTATGTGGCGCCAGCATTTCACTCATGGTTTTATCCAGCAATGACAATTTGGCCAATTCAATCGACCAACCATTCATCATCTTGCGAATGGCTGCGGTTAAATATTGTATTTTGAGGTCCATTTCCCGCTGCTGAGAAACATAAAAAACACGATAGGATTCGTACAGCGCCAGTTTATCTTTTTCGCTAATATCCAAACCGCCCACAGTCGCGGCCGGCGGCGCAGGGTACTTAACCCGTACCAGACTTTCCTCTGGCGCAAAACTTTTCAAAATAAATTCCAGCAACAACTGACGCACGCGCAGAAATTCCTGCCGGGCCGCCTGCTGCAATTGTTGCTCGGGCTGAAACTCCAGCTTTTCCAGCTTTTCATACATGC is drawn from Oceanicoccus sp. KOV_DT_Chl and contains these coding sequences:
- a CDS encoding DNA-J related domain-containing protein, with the translated sequence MSSVLPASQGQNLLVIPILNILQNSSEPISEHQLITELKQQFDQLPVQTSTGSFALFQTHFLVMNALYQLQDSVLKEGFYLFISPLEIQLLPSTEAASTEIVESKVSQSLSEYYLDWANLENTDAADVDQLLAGFWQYYVADDQQLQAYQLLGLAPDVEWSEIQGAYRRLAAEQHPDRGGDAVQFMAIREAYEVLRRLRT
- a CDS encoding GntR family transcriptional regulator; this translates as MDLKSSNGVAPVYPLDTTSPTPLYFQVYTSLQERIANTEFKVGELLPSEQKMAHYYGVSYATIKKAVKILKEQGVVEHQAGRGTFVSEPVLHLDPTSRSHVTEAVRSSGGDPSWKILSRQWLMNPDAAADGLAIPRKKRLFHVEILLCADAIPIGYHLVYLPAKTAKKYQLDNLNDAQLLDYLRDAPTKENCSVTRCLVAQLADAKIAGLLRVELATAVMNIDVRHTTMDGEFFQVQRSFYRGDRFSYTF
- a CDS encoding DUF2894 domain-containing protein produces the protein MNTLAQLIDEVEANDGQHYDPVRFRFIEAMARKAARQPDAVAKLIVDKTMPALQQYQQDFTQAAATAAKSVSLIAEQFPAASDQAQQLLAQQNFKAVAQLIAQLQLSPAASIEQQSLSLSALTQQLLQGVDTSAEVPDSVSLDDYLRQQEGDLLQSWTASDSGETGVVRATPAMQSFGELKSIRLFRESWSKIHSEQRVMHSINDGPEAPGPLNEQKLMIRSLETMRELSPQYLSRFVAYIDTLLWLEQTGKKVAAAKPKAKKKPRAKKTV
- a CDS encoding OmpA family protein, which codes for MEELESESPPVWAIFGDLMSGLVGVFVLLLVWALGFQLELAQSLEQEVEKRQLEEQRRMALEHALADPLATGRVTLRDGRIGISGSVLFALNSDELQPEGQELLRSLVLPLKVYLNDRDQLLMVSGFTDDLPIQKGNNRFADNWALSAERALTVTRVLIEEGMPADMVFAAAFGAQQPVASNDDNDGRSQNRRVEMAPVPKVSTSTVPAKS
- a CDS encoding DUF3348 family protein, with product MTKAPAPVALNDSRLVRFLTGLMAVDVDLSHQDFSQKLGQLLNFSDSITLSGMYEKLEKLEFQPEQQLQQAARQEFLRVRQLLLEFILKSFAPEESLVRVKYPAPPAATVGGLDISEKDKLALYESYRVFYVSQQREMDLKIQYLTAAIRKMMNGWSIELAKLSLLDKTMSEMLAPHKRKFFAVVPNLMGKRFEHLFLEDQQLQLAIKNDLAADAETVNQGPPGWYPKLRSEIQQLLLAELDVRLQPALGLVEAIDADSTILNNIENESASELVNNSLNNSPDDIASDIVEPELEKV